The Magnolia sinica isolate HGM2019 chromosome 3, MsV1, whole genome shotgun sequence genome includes the window GAATTCCTTTCACGTGACTTCctccacacctctcatccataCGCATGGGGACTTATCAATTCTTCAGTGGCAGATCTGCTACTAAGATGTAGAAGACGCCCATGACTCCAGTATGCATTTGGCTGCTGCTATAATTCGATTTGAGAGAGTCAAAACCTCTCCAACTGAGATTTTAGCACAACCCTGGCTTCAGATAGCAAGTGGACATCCCAACAATATAGCCATCCTCATTCCCTGCTTCTTTCCCGTTTCCATAGATTGGTATTGAAGAGCATATAACTCTACCATCCTGATTCAATTCATACAAACCATGTGAAAACAAAAGTCAGATAATTCATTGGAGATAGGATTCTTCAAACATTTCTAACATGGAATACATCAAGTAAAAACATATGGCATGAAAATCACAAGGGGGGGGAAATATTTTTATGGATCATAAACAAGGAAAAATATTGTTTTTTTCAGTACCTGTCCATGAAGAGTAGAACCAACTCCACCCCAATGCTGGTGACCCACGCCTTAGATAACATCGCCCCCACGAGGCATGACGATGCTCATCTTTTTGGAATCTACACAATGGCCTTTGCCCATGTCTGCTGCACCACACGGCTCAATGTCGTATTCGACCTGGATTAAGCAATCAATTACTATTAATGTTACATCAAGAAAGAGATTTCAGAAACCCAACCATATGAATTTTCTGTTATGATCAGTGTCATGAAAAAGATTGACCATttgacatttgtgtggcccatctgataacgAGATGGGGAGGACTTCCAGGGAGAGGGGGAGTGTATAGGGACCCAGACGGAGGCTTTCTTTTAGTGTTTTCCTTGGGTTACAGTTTGGGATCCACTACTTGTGCAGAAGTTAAAGCTCTGGTCAAGGGGCTAGAGCAATGTGTGGACCGTGGGTTCACAAAAGTGGAAGTGGAGAGTGATTTTATGGTTTTAGTTGATATCCTCAACGGCAGATCCCTGTCCATGTCGAGGATGTGGTATTGGTGTAGCCGGGTTGATTCGTTCATGAGTCAGGTTAATATAAAGATTTCATTTGTGCAGAGAGAGGCTAATGATGTGGTGGATGGTCCGGTGAGATGGGGCAGCGAATAAGCTGTTGTTTATTTTGCCGTCAGAGCTTCTTCTTACCATTAGAGGAAATTTACTCCTTAATAGAATAGGAGAATATGACCATACTGACCTCGaagtttggtcaaattacctAACAAGATTCAACTTTTCAAATATTCCAAGAGTGGCCTTTTGACAAGCTTCtgtaaattacttggaccaaaatgccattGTCCTTGTTTTAGTAGTTGTATGGTTttttagggaataagaagttacgtcgtatttaatgtcTAGAAAGTAATGTGTATGGAACCCTTTTTTGTACGTGGGCAATGACTAAACTAgtagggcccatattgatgtatgtgtataatccatgtcgcccatcctttttgttatgtcattttagggatagggcctaaatatcagcctcATTCAGAGCTAGTGTGggctacataatagaaaataatggagacAATGgaactcactgttgaaactttccaggctcactgtgatgtttgttagaagtggacactgctcaagtcaggactttttaggtCCAAGACAggcaggccgacaaggtggatggaacggatcaccccattgtgggccttaggctgtgtcattttaggggtaaagCCCAAATCTCACCTAATCCAACGCTTTGTGggccagaaaatagaaaataatggtggggccacattaatgtatgtgtataatccatgccgtccatcctttttgggcccacggcgagctggcAGACAAGGTGAacagaacggatcaccccattttgggccttaggctattgtaccaatgactatcatttcatttggtagtaaaggaagtgaacatgtaacaaccgcgacccatataacatgacaaccacgactcatataacatgaatactATGTTCCATGATAACTataacccatataatatgacaaccacgacccatgcaacTATGACCTATATGGCTACTCCATGggaaactacgacccatataacatgataaccatgacccatataatatgataattgcgatccatgacaactacgacccatataacatgacaatcacgacccatataacatggcaactacgacccatacaaACCACAACTCATATGGGACCcatatggcaactacgacccatatggcTACTCGAtggaaaaccacgacccatataacatgacaacgacgacccatataacatgacgaccatgacccatgacaactacgacccatggagtttcatctgatggacggtaaTGATCTTATATATGTTTATCCCATGTAGTCACCAAGTTAGTGCAAGTCATGCCTTAGTCTTGCAAATGATATCTGTATAGTAGCATAGGTCACATTAGGTGGTTGTAATGcattaagggtcgtggttgtaatgtcctaggggttgtagttgtcatgggtcatgtcATGatgtaagggtcatggttgtcatgttatatgagtcgtggttgtcatgttatatgggtcgtggttgtcatggatcgtagttatcatgttatatgagacgtggttgtcatgttatatgggtagtggttgtAATGGGTTGtaattgtcatggatcgtagttatcatgttatatgggtcgtggttgtcatgttatatgggttgtggttctcattttagggccaatgcctataaaatgaagacgaTGATACATAttgcatgacaactacgacctttacctcatgacaaccatgaccgttacctcatgacaaccacgacctataacaATTACGACCTATGACAACTACTACCCTTACCATATTACAACCACGACtcttaccgcattacaaccaccTGATGCGACATATGCTACTATACAGATTTCATTTACACAACTATGGTGTGACTTGTactaacttggtgacgtaaccaTCCGTACGACTATGGGGTGACGTGCACAtaagatccttaccgtccatcaaagGTAGAGAAGTAATGTGCCCATTCGTACCAAAGCTAGCCTAGCATTTTTCGAATATGATATGACTATTGATAGCTTGTAAGAGCAGGAAATGTAGGTTATATGGGTTgcggttgttatgttatataggtcgtggttgtcatacgggtcatggttgtcatgttatatatatCATAGTTgccatatgggtcatggtttgcatgggtcgtagttgccatgttataggtcgtggtttgcatgggtcgtggttgttatgttgccTAGATTGTGGTTGTGTTTTCAATATATTCACTTCCATTTCtatcaaaccattggtaccataacttaatGCCCACAATGGGATGATCCGATGCATCTACCTTATCGGCTAGCtcgttgtgggcccaaaaagtcctaacttggatagtatccacttctaacaagcatcacaatgagcttgaaaagtttctacagtcactattattttttattttctggcTCGCACGAGCATTggatgagaggtagaggctggaaaaaaaGATTGAGAAGAGGCCATGGATTAAGGGACAGATTGAaaaatcaggatgggtgggcgaatggctaaacaaagtatcagtggtcccctaaaaagtaactagatcctccacattgaatgtcaaactaattctcatggaaggtgAAAGTTCTACTACATCGCATTAagaccatttcgttttataactttgaagggtccagcgctacgcacaTGTAATTTATGAACGGCTCCCTGAGGATACTGCTTGGGCCTATTGCGAACCATAGAATCCCCTagattgaattccttgaaacgtttatgttggtctaaagaaaatttataatgtttattactagtagtgatctttcacatgatttcttgatgcaatgaatgaatgttatGCACAAAGAACTCTACAGACTCTGATGACCTATGAGATAGTGAcatagggataagatcaataggcttcctagacttataaccagtaacgatttcaaaaggacttagacctgtggattTATTGATAGAACTATTGAACGCAAACTTGGCTAGAAgtagtacggtgtcccatgtcctAGTGTGCTCCTCCACTAAACACCTaagcaaactccctaggctcctattgaccacctcagtctgaccatcggtctgagggtggtaggtagaagaaaattggagcctagtattcatcatgtgcaaTAGTGTCTTTCaaagtaactcatgaattgcACATcatgatcagacactatggtttttggtaacccatgtaatttaacgacctcactaaagaacagcttggcaacatgagatacatcggaggtcttagaacaaggaatgaagtgggccatttttaaAAAAGATCCACGACGACAAATATGGAATTGTGTTTCCAAATAGTCTTGGGGAGTCTAAGCACAAAGTCCACACTGATGTCCTAccaatggatgaatggaactAGCAATGGTGTATATAATTCTGTATTTTATTTCTTtcgctttgccagttgacaagtacgacattttCCTATAATTTTAGACACATCTCACTTAAGGCTTAAACCAATGAAAcatatcctccactagggcaatggtcttgtctcgatcGAAATGACTcacgacccctcctgaatgtaactcccagacaagaaaatcatgGAGGGAGGTACCCGGTATgtacaagcggtcactcctaaacaaatatccctTTAAAATCAATTGTACTCATTACTAACTCCTGACAGACTCTCTAACAATGACGTCACTTgtaaatagtgcatcagaagatgtccccatgtcgtcgttaagctttctcatggccttcccttgaagggctgagataacggtgtcgacacttaaGATTTTATTCGTGGTttacattgtgtccttgaatgactcatacgatgtcggaagagaattcagtaacatacatgcttgttcctcatctttcatcatttccttcatatctagcaatttgcaaaccaatttattaaagttgctgatgtgagcctccagatctccaccatctgccatcttgaagttataccactgacgCTTCAAGTGTGGGCAATTtttagagaattttttcgcatataCATCCtttaactttgcccataacttagccgcaattttctccctcatgacattgtagagaacctcatctgtgagacataaacggatcgaggataagccttcttatcaagagtattccaattatCATctatcatagtagactttcgctcctcaagaggaccatcttcgccttgcttgattaaggaactgatcatcttgatcttccataactcaaagttattttttcctaaGTATTTcttaatatcatacctagtgcttaccattattATTTATCCATCAGATTCATATCCGtgtcccaacgattgctctgataccacttgttgggatttgtgctgtggaatcacatagatatggatctaggatagcaatccaagaatACCAAGCAattacaagagaacacagatttaacgtggaaaaccctttcaggaaaaaatcacggcacaaagcgacagaattccaccatgaaagcataaattataaagagaaaaaggacttacccaattcgaacaaccttgaatctcacccttgctacaccctttgcacCTCTAAAACCTCTTCTAGAAActcttagaatacctttagaaagccttaacatacattagaatggccctagggacttctatttatagtttatgaaactccacttacacacctctctcctcaaatttacacagttcgcACAGAATCCGCGCACCATCTACGTAACCTTCGATTGGTTGACCCTGGGCTTTaattggtcgaaggaccccttcgaatGGTTGAGCctatccctcgactggtcgaagacctcaGAAATTTCAGAAACATTGTTACTAGACTTCGAGTCAaatttgcttcgactagtcgaaattTTTCCAGAACTATTCTAATTTAACACATTCTTTTTTTAACAACAAACACTCTTGAAGATAACATTCCCAATACAAATAATAAGCCCAAGTCTAATATAAAAGCCTTAGTTTCCCATCTCCTTTTCAAGGTGGAACTAAACCCAACACCAAAACCACAAGACAAGGGAaaattgtttttcttatttttaaatccAAAAATTTTAACAGAAGTAGAAGAGTGGGAGAGTAGAAGCAGAGAGGAAGTAGGAGAAGTGGAAGTAGATAAGGAGAGAATTCCTTTCATGTGACTTCCTCCACACGTCTAATCCACAAGCATGGGGACTTATCAATTCTTCAGTGGCAGATCAGCTACTAAGATGTAGAAGAGGCCCATGACTCCAGTATGTATTTGGCTGCTGCTATAATTTGATTTGAGAGTCAAAACCTCTCCATCTGAGATTTTAACAGACCCTGGCTTCGGATAGCAAGTGGACATCCCAACAATATAGCCATCCTCATTCCCTGCTTCTTTCCCATTTCCATAGATTGGTATTGAAGAGCATATAACTCTGCCATCCTGATTCAATTCATACAAACCATGTGAAAACAAAAGTCAGATAATTCATTGGAGATAGGATTCTTCAAACATTTCTTACATGGAATACATGAGTTAAAAAATATGGCATGAAAATCATAAGGGGGGGAAAAATTTTAATGGATTATAAACAAGgaaaaatatattattatttttttcagcaCCTGTCCATGAAGAGTAGAACCAACTCCACCCCAAtgctggtgggccaccccatagatAACATCGCCCCCACGAGGCATGACAATGCTCATCTTTTTGGAATCTACACAATGGCCTTTGCCCATGTCTGCTGCACCACACGGCTCAACGTCGTATTCGATCTGGATCAAGCAATCAATTACTATTAATGTTACATCAAGAAAGAGATTTCAGAAACCCAACGATATGAATTTTCTGTTATGATCAGTGTCATGAAAGAGATTGACCATTTAacctttgtgtggcccatctgataacgAGATGGGCCTATTCCGGGACTTTCAGGGGGAGTGTGTAGGGACCGAGATGGAAGCTTTCTTTTAGCATTTTCTTCAGGTTACGGTTTgggatcgatccaatactcatgCAGAAGTTAAAGCTCTGGTCGAGGGGCTAGAGCTATGCGTGGACTGTGAGTTCACGAAAGTGGAATTGGAGAGTAATTCTATGGTTGTGATTGATATCCTGAACGGCAGGCCCCCGTTCATGTGGAGGATGTGGTATTGGTGGAGCTGGGTTGATTTATTCATGTGTCGGGTCAATATAAAGATTTCGTTTGTGCAGAGAAAGGCTAACTATGTGGTGGATGGTCCGATGAGATGGGGCAGTGAATCGCGGACAAAGCGGCTGTTTATTTCGCCGTACGAGCTTCTTCCTGCCATTAGAGGAAATTTACCCATAATAGAATAGGTCTGGGAAACATGAGAGACGGTTGGTGTTGTATGTAATTGAGTATATTGTGGGGTATATGACAGGCAAGTCCCGTTTTTTGTGGCGAGAGCCTGCCCAAAATCTTACAGGTCTCtttgtaaaaataaatatattcgcTTTAAAAAATGGTCTTTTGATAAtatttaaaacaaaaacaaaaagatggGCCTGTTCAGAGGACACAGCACGCACAAGGTGGGTCtgtctgatgaatggtgtggatcatacaCACATGGTTTGTCTTAAGAGTGTAGTGGTAAGTAAGAAATTAAGATATATACCTTGCAACCGAGTCGAGCATTTTCGCTGGTTGAATTTGTTCTCTTCCCAGAATCCGTTACATCGAATATGTATATCTTAACAGGCACAATGCTATCATGCCAATCGACCCACTTCACAGTGTATCTCAAGTAGAGCTTTCTCTTCACATTCTCAAAGCTTTCTCTCAACCTACACTGTGTCTGATCATAGCAACAATCAAGACCACCAATGTAATCCTTTCTCAAAGGACTACCGCTTTCATCCTTCGTCACATTATAAAGATTGCACCTGCACTCAGCGCACCCCATCCGATCAACCACGCCCCGCGTATCAATCGCATGGACATTCAGAAGCCACCTCTCCACATACCCATTTGGAATTTCAGCAGGATTCCCGACTTCTACACCGTAAGGGTCCGGCACGTGTGTGGAAGTCCGTCGTGTTTCTGACCCAAGCCCATAGTACTGCCCAAGCACATTTCCCTGGCAAACTCCAGCATTCCTCGCAAAGGTGATATTCGTATCCACAGCTGAAGAGTTACTGTAGTATCTAGCCAGGACCCAATGGTGGAGATAAGTCTCATAAAGTGGGATAGGATTCCCCGCCTCATCGATCACTTCACCATTGAAGTCCTTGAGAGCAATGTGGCCTCTTGGGAAGTCGACATTGAGGTAGACTTTGTTCGACACGGATCCTGATCCTAGCACGAATGCAGGGGATAGAAAGACGGCGGTTTtcacctcattttcctttctcAGAAGAGTTCGTGACGCATGAACAGATATGGTTAAAAGTAGAATTGCTGATGATAGTATCCACCATTGAGAAGAGTATTTCATTTTTGctacaattcaaaaaaaaaaaaaaaaaaaagaaaaagataaagaaaaaagaagaagaagaaaagaatagacTGTCAATCTCTACCTAAAAAGACTACAGATTCTAGAGAAAAATGCAAGCATATAGTCAAAGAAACATTGTAGAGAGAGAAAATGCATACTTTGAAGAGAGGAAATATACAATGTTTGGATGAGATATGCTCAGCCCAAGACACTGTACATGTGGGGCTCATGGtaataaaaattgttcatatgtGGTGCGACGTGGTTGGAGGGTGGTAGATCGGAGGAtgagagaaggcccgatcggaggcggaatgatccggaccgtcagaaccttaaatcagtcatatctcgcaaaccaggatgagtttttcgatatattatacatgATTTTGGTATAGgaggacctacttaagccaaccaacccaccaCGTCAAGTTGCCCAAcccggatttgcaagattccattagtAGTATCTCTACCTAAAAAGACTTTTAGACTACAGATTCTAGTGAAAAATGCAAACATATAGTCAAAGAAACATTTTGGAGAGAATTGGCAGTTTgggctttttttctttcttttcttttcttttgttcgtattttttctttttttcttgattgttCCTTGTTTGATAAATGATATtcttgcctttaaaaaaaaaaaaaaaagagttggtgGCACCACATGATGCATCTGTTTAatctatgccatctatccattttccacctcatttaaggcaaaaacccaaaattgaagcatatccaaagcccatgtggccccaccacaagaaacaatgaggattgaacgcctatggTTGAAAATTTACTGGAACCAttgaagttttttatcaagctaatatttgtcttttcccttcatccaagtttgtatgaccttatcagcTGATTGGAAGCAGATTGCAGTAACTCAGTACACGATAATAAATCTCTGTAGAGccaaccatgatatatgcatcTTATCtacattatccatccattttatcagcttattttagggagagaatccaaaattgaagcatatctaaagttcaagtgggtcacaccatagaaaacagtgaggataatgtCATCCACCGCTGACACTTTCATATGGCTGACAgtaatctttatttgtcatccaactagttcataatgtcacatagacatggatggaaggaaaacacaaatatcagcttgatccaaaacttctgtgtcacctaataagttttcaacagtaagcattcagCTCACGTagcttcctgcggtgtggtccatatgagctttggatatcttcaatATTAgcttaataccctaaaatgagcttgttaaaacagatgaacggtgtggataagaaaaatacatcatggtgggacccacagacgtTGTTCACTatagcctactgagttactcaacgGTCGACGTCACTATCCactgttttccagtggtgtggtccactcgagctctagatatgcttcaatttttggctatgccctaaatgagctgaaaaatagatggatggcttggatgaaacagATGCATCACTGTGAGTAATGCCCCACGGTCCTGACACCATGCAGCTATGtcacgcaatccacgtcccaatttggacggtttggattgaggtatGCATAAAGAGAACATGGCGCCCAGATAACGAAAATCTAAACCGTAGAAATCGTGCATCTCAGTTTACATGGCTAGAAACCGAAAATTCAATCTATTTGATTTCCTAACTGGCTTATAAGTGGGATTTCAATGAACGGTCAAGATGAAAAGTATGGAATGGTTCAAATTCAGCAAACAAATGCTATTAATCGGATgttgggattgttcaaccaaACCGAGTTTTGAATTATGGTCTATCTACAGTGGGCCCCGAAATATGAACGGTTCAATTTAAGTTTGAAGTGTGTCAGTTGTCCAATTTCTGAGTGCATCTGTATCAACCGTTAAAAATCACCAACTCAAAACTTAGAAAAcgtatgtcaaaaaaaaaaaaaaaaaaagatgggtcTCTTAAAATCCGTTGATTCTACATTAGAAATACAGAAAATTCCAAATCCATTTAATATGTAATAAAAAAGACCCGCAACCAGATTCTCTCATTTCAATATCCTATTGCTGAGCAATCTTCTACAGATGTTAGGTCTTATTCAGCCCCCCAAAGATCGTGGCTCTCGGTTGGCTGGCTGCTAAAAAGAAGATCCTCACTGTTGACAATTTGAGAAAAAGAGGGACGGTTCTCCCCAACATCTGTCTTTGCTGTATGAGGACCACATAATCGGCCGACCACTTACTTCTTCACTGTTCCTTCATCTCCAATATTTGGGCTGAGTTTCTCTCCTGCTTCCAAGTGAATTGGTGTTTTCCGGGCTCGGCAGATCTTCTCCTCAAAGCTTGGCATGGAATCAAGATAGGGAAGAAGAAGACACAGATTTGGAGAATGGTCATCCTTGCTATTTGGTGGTCCATTTAGAAAAGAACGAAACGACATGTGTTTTAGGAATTGCTCAAATCCAGCCGAGGTGGTAGCTTCCAAAGCTAAACGTTTGGTGATCGAATGGGTCGCTTGTGTTGATGTTTTAAatgatttagattttctttatttAGGAGTTTAATGTTTATGCTATCTCAGCGGATCGTTTCtcctgtttttttctttttgctgctttgttgttttcttctttcttcttaatATATATCcgttatctttccaaaaaaaaaaagaaaaaaaagacccacaactatataaataaattaagaaaaatgtcaaaagaaaatgaaaatgaaaaaagaaaaactaaagaaatcaataaaaaaaactaaaatgagGAAATGAACGGTCGTCGTACCTCCTTTGATGGGGTTCTTTGTCAAACAGTAGACTATCTCTCTGCTTCTGGTTGTATTTTATCTGATCCTGCGGCTGCGAGTTCTTTTTATAGTGAGCGTAGTGCTCGTTGCACGATTGCAGTGATAGTCCATAACGCATtttctaaaatggtggtgactcatcctccacACATGTGCCATTCGTGttcagctatccagaccatccaaattggggccacattgtggatggaaaatatactctaaaaataaaaatgatcaagcaatcctaaccatacaTTTAATGGACAATTAGAAGTAAACCATGAATGGTTATAATTCAAATGTCAAAAAACCCAAAGAGTTATCATTATCTTCTCAGTGTAAGTTTTGAGAAATTGGATTATTataggtttcatccacaccgtccatccattttttcaattcAATTTTGAATATGACTCCAAAAGTGAggaagattcaatgttcaaatggaccacacagtggggattgaatgctaacctttaaaaacttcttaggacccacAGAAGTtgcgatcaagctgatatttgtgttttcccttcatccaggtctatgttacctcatgaacaggttggatgacaaataaacatcacgatgggccctaggatggtttcaacggttggatcaTCACCGTTACGTCATGTAGTGTGGTCAATCTAATCATAAAATAGCGGATTACTTGCACCGCACTCTTCGAATCTTCAGTTTCAACGAGTGAAATTTTAAGTGTAATTATTTGGTAGTCTAGGGACTACATTTCATCCGTATACACTCAGAACCAATAAGATTGGAATGAATGTAGATCGTACCCTCTGATTAAtgtacatttgtttgttgaatttgagtcgcatcttaagtgggccaccaataAATTGAACGGTTTAATTGAAATAAACACATGCCACGTATACAGTTTATGACTTCATGAGTGTAAACCATCCTAAATTGTCCAAAGCATCAGAGTTTTCTAGAAGTCTTATCTGCCAGACAATCCCTACCATCTATTCTCCCAGAAGTGACCACATACAATTTGTGGTACTGCACGATTTTTCTCGCTAACATGCCTCTTGGATGGGGAATCAGAACCATGAAAATAATAGGCCTAACCACAAAGATTACTTGGAACAAAAATCAGCCTGTTCtaatcatcaggtgagccacactgtTGTTTTTTGGTCCACTTAGCTGGCAGACCACTTTTTAACCATTAAGAGAAAATCTGATCAGC containing:
- the LOC131239272 gene encoding uncharacterized protein LOC131239272 — encoded protein: MKYSSQWWILSSAILLLTISVHASRTLLRKENEVKTAVFLSPAFVLGSGSVSNKVYLNVDFPRGHIALKDFNGEVIDEAGNPIPLYETYLHHWVLARYYSNSSAVDTNITFARNAGVCQGNVLGQYYGLGSETRRTSTHVPDPYGVEVGNPAEIPNGYVERWLLNVHAIDTRGVVDRMGCAECRCNLYNVTKDESGSPLRKDYIGGLDCCYDQTQCRLRESFENVKRKLYLRYTVKWVDWHDSIVPVKIYIFDVTDSGKRTNSTSENARLGCKIEYDVEPCGAADMGKGHCVDSKKMSIVMPRGGDVIYGVAHQHWGGVGSTLHGQDGRVICSSIPIYGNGKEAGNEDGYIVGMSTCYPKPGSVKISDGEVLTLKSNYSSSQIHTGVMGLFYILVADLPLKN